From one Asterias amurensis chromosome 10, ASM3211899v1 genomic stretch:
- the LOC139943078 gene encoding peroxisomal membrane protein 4-like has translation MAAPIAMEVLQSINTFLTSGRHREALAVLKGLRNGAVYGVKIRAPHALVMTFLFGRGSWRQQILSILRATYTHSKNLASFVFLYKSLLAIMRWAEGKAHNLHPLVAGFIGGYLIFGSNNNVNSQINMYLLSRVLFGFARLAVKTGAINPPKRDPFPVFAAIVWAVVMWQFSNHREVLQPSLQKSMTYLYRDSDIWHGLKDFLWHNKL, from the exons atggcggcgcccataGCAATGGAAGTTTTGCAGTCGATCAACACGTTTTTGACTTCAGGGAGACACAGGGAAGCTTTAGCAGTCCTGAAAGGCCTCCGTAATGGAGCTGT GTATGGCGTTAAAATCAGAGCTCCACATGCTCTGGTCATGACATTTCTCTTTGGAAGAGGAAG TTGGCGTCAACAAATCCTGTCAATCCTTAGAGCTACATACACACATTCTAAGAACCTGGCTTCCTTCGTGTTTCTTTATAAGTCTCTACTGGCCATTATGAGATGGGCTGAGGGCAAAGCACATAACCTCCATCCATTGGTCGCAGGTTTCATCGGAGGATATCTTATTTTTGGCAGCAATAATAATGTCAACAGTCAG ATAAACATGTACCTTCTGTCTCGGGTGCTCTTCGGCTTCGCTCGTCTCGCAGTCAAAACAGGCGCTATCAACCCACCAAAGAGAGACCCGTTCCCGGTCTTTGCAGCGATAGTCTGGGCTGTTGTCATGTGGCAGTTCTCAAACCACAGAGAGGTCCTCCAACCTTCGCTCCAGAAATCGATGACGTATCTTTACAGGGATTCTGACATCTGGCATGGACTTAAAGACTTTCTATGGCACAATAAGTTGTAG
- the LOC139943198 gene encoding carbohydrate sulfotransferase 11-like, translating to MKVRRKLALGVVVVLSIALFIIVDVTTLWRRRLDKYADTAELWKPFRMADVPRSLQAQRFVLPSNMIMTGSPLEKSYNTTRKTPTQRPAPFLPEHVTEKLSPVTKKALSAEDEFSQRMETVQKLRHDLIHQQCRELYNLSLLDFQKDREKILSWKTFYEHAYANDDFKFMICRVLKVGSFSWRQVIRSLYTKGSPSFKKSQPFGDYSIREYDNGRFLYDLQNYTKVLFVREPFARLLSGYRDKYVELRHFPYYKPIGSEIIQAFRKGATRAQIASGRPTFEEFLRWLVKNPEDRTGDYHWRPLFDWYHPCEIHYDYIGKLETATEDAKYIFKKIGIDKLETYPSTETHHTFSSSQDVMKKYYSQISPDLIPQLVSRYKEEFFLFNYTVPLTLSEVWTRKP from the exons ATGAAGGTACGGCGGAAACTGGCACTCGGCGTGGTCGTTGTCTTAAGTATTGCCCTATTTATTATTGTTGATGTGACGACTCTGTGGAGACGCCGTTTAGACAAATACGCAG ACACGGCTGAACTATGGAAGCCTTTCCGCATGGCCGATGTGCCACGTAGTCTCCAAGCACAGAGGTTTGTCTTACCATCCAACATGATAATGACTGGCTCCCCACTTGAGAAGTCTTATAATACAACTCGAAAGACGCCTACTCAACGGCCAGCACCGTTTCTTCCAGAGCATGTCACG GAGAAACTGTCACCGGTCACAAAGAAGGCTTTGTCAGCAGAAGACGAATTCTCACAACGCATGGAGACGGTACAGAAGTTGCGACACGACCTCATTCACCAGCAGTGTAGAGAACTTTACAACTTATCGCTTTTGGACTTCCAAAAAGACCGGGAAAAAATTCTCTCGTGGAAGACGTTTTACGAGCACGCGTACGCAAATGACGATTTCAAATTCATGATCTGCCGAGTGCTTAAAGTTGGGTCCTTCAGCTGGCGACAGGTCATTAGGTCACTTTACACAAAAGGCAGTCCGTCTTTCAAAAAATCCCAGCCTTTTGGGGATTACTCTATCAGGGAATACGATAATGGGAGGTTCCTATATGATCTACAAAACTACACTAAAGTTCTCTTCGTACGGGAGCCCTTCGCTAGGCTTTTATCCGGGTACAGAGACAAGTACGTAGAGCTGCGTCATTTCCCGTACTACAAACCAATCGGCTCAGAAATCATCCAGGCTTTCCGGAAGGGCGCCACCAGGGCTCAGATAGCCAGCGGGAGGCCAACGTTTGAGGAGTTTCTCCGGTGGCTGGTCAAGAACCCAGAAGACCGCACTGGAGATTACCATTGGAGGCCGCTCTTCGATTGGTACCACCCTTGCGAGATTCACTACGATTACATAGGAAAGCTGGAGACAGCAACGGAGGATGCTAAATACATCTTTAAGAAGATTGGAATTGATAAACTTGAGACGTACCCATCCACTGAGACTCACCATACGTTTAGCTCGTCCCAAGATGTAATGAAGAAGTACTACTCACAAATCTCACCGGATCTTATACCTCAACTCGTCAGTCGATACAAGGAAGAGTTTTTTCTGTTTAACTACACCGTTCCTCTCACTTTGAGTGAGGTATGGACGAGAAAACCTTAA
- the LOC139942872 gene encoding 3-ketoacyl-CoA thiolase, mitochondrial-like, whose protein sequence is MAMSRGIFVVAAKRTPFGAFGGKLKDLSQTDLCEVAAKAALAAGNINPEIIDSTFVGNVAQTSPDAAYVARHVALRSGVSEDKPALTVNRLCGSGFQSIVSGAQDILTGDAEVVLTGGTENMSMAPYTVRGTRFGTKLGVDLKLEDSLWATLTDYHIKTPMGMTAEKLGAKYGLTREDCDKFSLLSQQRWKKANDEGRFKAEMAPIEIKTRKGVQVIDTDEHPRETTLESLAKLPPVFQKNGLVSAGNASGICDGAGVVILASEEAVAKHGLTPLARLVSYHVSGCDPSIMGIGPVPAVRRALEKAGLSIADMDLCEVNEAFAAQFLAVQKELGLDIEKTNTNGGAVALGHPVGASGSRITAHLAHEIRRVGGKYAVGSACIGGGQGIAVILENMQ, encoded by the exons ATGGCGATGAGCAGAG GTATATTCGTTGTTGCTGCTAAGCGAACCCCCTTCGGAGCGTTTGGAGGGAAGCTAAAGGACCTATCGCAGACAGATCTTTGTGAAGTCGCAGCGAAAGCTGCCCTCGCTGCTGGGAATATCAATCCAGAGATCATTGACAGCACATTCGTTGGAAATGTTGCTCAG ACATCCCCTGATGCCGCATACGTTGCAAGACATGTGGCTCTTCGGTCTGGTGTCTCAGAAGATAAACCTGCTTTGACTGTTAATCGCCTATGTGGGTCCGGGTTCCAGTCCATAGTCAGTGGAGCTCAG GATATTTTAACAGGAGATGCAGAGGTGGTTCTGACTGGCGGCACAGAGAATATGAGCATGGCTCCCTACACCGTCCGAGGCACTCGCTTTGGCACCAAACTGGGAGTGGACCTCAAG CTTGAAGATTCCTTGTGGGCGACACTTACTGACTACCACATCAAAACCCCCATGGGAATGACCGCCGAGAAACTGGGTGCAAAATACGGCCTCACCAGAGAAGACTGTGATAAATTCTCACTGTTGTCACAGCAACGGTGGAAGAAAG CCAATGACGAAGGACGGTTCAAAGCTGAGATGGCCCCTATTGAGATAAAGACCAGAAAGGGTGTTCAGGTCATCGATACCGACGAACATCCCCGAGAAACAACTCTGGAGAGTTTGGCAAAACTTCCTCCAGTCTTCCAGAAGAACGGACTGGTGTCTGCCGGAAATGCCTCA GGTATATGTGATGGAGCTGGCGTCGTAATTCTAGCGAGTGAGGAAGCCGTTGCCAAACACGGCCTGACCCCTCTAGCCAGGCTCGTCAGCTACCATGTTTCGGGTTGCGACCCGAGCATCATGGGTATTGGACCAGTGCCAGCAGTCCGACGAGCGCTGGAGAAGGCGGGGCTAAGCATCGCAGATATGGATCTATGCGAG GTCAACGAAGCTTTCGCTGCGCAGTTCTTGGCCGTCCAAAAGGAGCTCGGGCTAGACATTGAGAAGACTAACACCAATGGGGGCGCTGTTGCACTGGGCCATCCCGTTGGCGCTTCGGGAAGTCGGATAACCGCCCATCTTGCTCATGAAATCAG acgtGTTGGTGGAAAATACGCAGTCGGATCGGCTTGTATCGGTGGAGGACAAGGCATTGCTGTAATTCTTGAAAACATGCAGTAA